The DNA sequence CTGCAAGCCTTCTGCTTAACCAGAAGCACATATAGAACCTTCAAAATCGCACGAATGTCTGATGTCCTTATGACGCCCAAGTCTTTCTCAGAAAGAATTAGTACAATTTTTGAACTAACTACAAAAGATATCAGTACTTGAAATAATTAATTCATGGTATTACCATTCTAATTGATAAATGATAGTGATTCACTTTTTAGCAGTAATGACATATAGATTGTCTCTAAAAAATACCTTCTGTGTTACATTTAATCCGGCTTTTTCTAACTCTTGCTCCATAACCGATGAAGGTACCCTAATATGCAATGGAGGGCCATCCATTGCGCCTTCACTTTTTTCATATTCCAAGCACAAAAGTTGCCCGTTCTCTTTAAGCACACGGTTAATTTGCCGCATGGTCCTGGATAACGGCTGAACTTCATGTAATATTAATGAAGCAAGCACAATATCAATCGAATCATCTGATAGCGGAATATTATCAGTACTGCCTTTGACCAAGTGATTGACTATATTGAAAATCATTTAACCGATGATGATCTATCTCTTGAAATAATTTCTGAATATGCTGGGGTTTCTGACCTTGTTTTAGTAATAGAATCATACCTTAACATTTAAATACAGCCTTAGACAAAATACCTTTGTTTTAAAGGCATTTGTCTAGGCTGCAAAAGTATAGAACTATTAGATTAGTCGACATAATCCATGTGGAAGTACATAATGATTATTTATACTTACTGAAGTCACAATCTATTTTTTCTTAAACTCGTTTTTAGAAGCTACTGTATACTTCCTGCAGAATTTATCTTTGCCAAGCAAAAGATTTGTGGCAAACATTGATTCGATGAGATTTGTATCCGATGGATTAACCACCGCGCTATCCATTCCTGCAGCCACCGCCAGTGTCAAAAAAGTCCTGTTAATCAGACTTCTGTTAGGGAGTCCATAGGAAATGTTGCTTAAGCCTCCAGTAATATGAGCCTCAGGATAAGTTGCATGGATCGTCCTTATGCAATCGAATACAACGTTCCCCGCCTTCTGGTCAGTGGCTATTGACATGATCAGCGGGTCAATGTAGATTTTGCTGTCCTCTATACCCATTGCCCGAGTGGCCGCAAAAATATTCTCCAGCACATGCATCCTTTCTTCAATTGATTTGGGCATGCCAGACATTGATTCATCCATAGACAGCGCAATTACAGGACAGTTCCTTTCTTTTATGAAGGGTAAAAAATCATCGAGTCTTTTCTTATCTCCATTGATGGAATTAATCATTGGGGTGGACTTAACCACTTTCAATGCTTCTTTTATCGCTGATGGAGTTGAACTATCAATACATATGGGCGTATCCGTTACAGCCTGAACAGTTTCTATTAGCCAGATAATATCGTCCGTTTCTCTTTCAGGATCTGTTCCCGCATTGATATCCAGAAAATCTGCGCCCGATTCAGCTTGGGAAAGTGCAATGCTCTGTATATAGCTTGCATCTCTGCTTATAATTGCTTCTTTGATAATTTTTCTTGTGCCGTTTATTTTTTCACCAATGAATATCATACTTAACTCCTTACTTGTATTCTTTAGCTGCTTTAAACATGGCTACCATATTCTCAAATTTGGCATTTGCAGGAGCGTCGCAACCAGGTGTTATAAACAATCCTTTGTATCCAATATCATCTATCAGATCCGTGACATATTTATAGACTGTTTCCGGTGTTCCAGTTGCAAGCAATTGCGACGGTACATCTCCCATAAGTGCAACGTGATCCCCCAATACTTTTCTGGCATTTCTCATGTCAGTCATTCCGTCGAGGTTCAGGATACTCATTTTTTCGGGAATTTCTAGGAACCTCTCTATATCTCTATCCCAGTTCTGGTCTAAGTGAAAACATGGGGTAAATCCATTTTCTACCAGAGCCATACCCATCTCTTTCATATATGGCCATACAAGATTGTTCCATATTTTTGGAGATACAAGTGCACTTGCTCCTCTCCATCCGCCTACCCAGCAAGCTTTTCCGTGAGTTGCTTTCATTATATTCAACATATCTCCAATGATTGCGGGCATCATGGCATCCTGGGCAGCTTTAACTTTATCCGGCATTTTATAGCAATCCATAAAAAACTGGTTCATTGACCTACCGCCACAGAGTATCTCAAAAGGAGGACTGAAGGCTGCTGTATTTACGGAAGGATAACCTGCCGATATATGTTTTTCTGCATTGATTTGTCCAAACTTCTGCGAATAGTCCATAAATTCTCCCAATTCACTCATATCAAGAACTTTTGGCAATATTTTCTGCTGCAGAGCTGGATATCCTTTATCTAATATCAGATCGTAATCCTCATTCTCCATTACTTTCTTCTCAGAAACCTGCCATAAGGAGTTTTCCGGAAGTTCTCTCCCTGGCATGTTTATTTTAGACAGCCATAAAGTCGACAGGATGACGTTAATAAATCCGCCACCAGACATATTGAGACAATCTATTGGAGCAAGCTCGTTAATTTCGTTGATGTATGCGATCGTTGTTTCAACATTTTTGTCAGGATTATTAGCAAACTCTGCCATGGTAATACCCATATGTCCGGCAGGTGTCGCTCCGCCTGCATAGCATGTAGTAGGGCTGTCATTTTTAAAATTTATGGTCTTTTCTATCTTTTCATTTCTCTCTAAAAACAGCTTACTTGGCATCATAATCCCATCAGCTCCTTACATACCGTGACTGCATCCTGTGCGTCCTTGCCAAATCTATCTGCTCCGCAGTATTCTACCACACCTTGGTCAACCGGACCGCCGCCGATCATGATTTTGACTTTGTCTCTAAGCCCTGCTTCTGTTACCGCATCAACAGTTTCTTTAATAGCATCGTAGCTGGTTGTCAGAAGACAAGAAAGTCCCAAGACGGTTACATCCGGGTTTTCCTTCAGTGCGCTTAGAAATACCTCAGGGCTAGCATCCACTCCCACATCGATAACCTCGAAATTTCCAGCACTAAGCATAGCTACTACAAGGTCTTTGCCAATATCGTGAATATCTCCTAATACTGTCCCCACGATAACCTTTCCTGCGCTCTCTCCGCTTTGACCCTTGAGATAGGGAGCTATCAGCTCGCCGGCTTCTTTGAAGATAGCTCCTGACATCATAAGATCTGACACAAAGAAATCACCACTTGCGAACTTGTTTCCCACTTCTATCATTCCTGCTTGACATTCTTTTAGAATATTCAGCGGACTTACACCGCTCTCCAGCTGTTTCTGAACTTCTGCCATTAGATTGTCGTCTTCAAGATTTGCTAGCATTTGTGCGATACTGTTCATTTCAAAACCTCCATCTTTCTTTTGTTAGATTTATGATTAACTCCCGAGAGTTAATACCATTTACTAATGGTGAAGAGATTAATTGTCATGGACATGTCCATTGTACTGACTATGCTCTTTATGGCTTTCTAGTTTTACATCGTAACCGATCAGAAACTGTTTTCTACATTTATCACATATTTGATCCAACGTCCGAATTGAGGTTTCCTCATCGACATTGTGAACAATAGAGTTTATTATCAGCTTTATTTCGTTGTATGTTCCGTCGCCCGAGCACTCGGAGTTTACGGGGATATCTTTTCTATATATGCTCAGCTTTATATAATCCTTTTCCCCGCCTGTGAAAATAGCTTTGATATGTCCAATAAAAACGTCATCATTTTTTGATAATTCTTGAGCATACTTTTCAATTATGTAGCTAGTAATATCTGTCCATCTTTTCACAATTGTTGGGTCCGGCAATTTTAGTTCTAAGATAAATGTAATAGGATTGAATTCATTCTGATACATGCAAACCCCTCAATTCCTCAAAATATTGTCTATTTTTTCTTTAAGTTGTGGATTTATGTAGACACTCTCATAAATTGTGATCACAGGACAAGTTGCATTCTGTTCCTTCAGAACCTCATAAGCAGCTTTTACAACCTGCTCATCTACAAGTTCAAGCTTATTTATCAGAATAAAATCCGCTTTCTCAATGCTAGCGAAAAGGAGCGGTCCCAATACTGTAAGGAACATATCGAGCCTGGTTAGATCAAATATAAAAAAATCAGAGATTTGTTTTCTGTCAATTCCGAGATTGCTTAGTGAATTTATTGTTATTCCAGGGTCTGCAGCGCCACTGGGTTCGATTACAATAACATCCGGATTATAGACTTCAAGTTGCTTCAGAGTGGATTCCAGACCAGATGCCATAGTACAGCATATACAGCCGCCAAAAATTTCCCATACATTGTATCCAAGCTGCTTCATGTATCTGTTGTCTATCCCTATTTCTCCCACTTCATTGATGATTAGCGCAACTTTTATATTTTTTGATGAAAGATACTCTATCAGTTCTTTAATAAATGTAGTTTTTCCTGAACCGAGAAATCCAGAAGTTAAAAAAATCTTGCTCACGACACACCTCATTTACTTACCTGTACGTATATGTATGTATGTATAATATATTCCCTATATTTAATCATGTCAATATAAAATTTAATGCCTTTGCAATAAAAAAAAAGCCCCTCGGGCTTAAAATATTTTTCTGCTGTCATCCTCCTCAGGAGTCGCTGCTTTTATTGAATAGTATTGTTTTTTTATATAAAACCTATTGATATTAAGTATCTGATTTGTATCTCTCTTTATTATCTTCTTATTGATTAAAAAAATGGCATCTCCTGGTTGAGTTTCCAGGCATTTTGCTACATTTAGAGGAGCTGCAATAACGTTGATTTCAAGTTCCTTTCTGATGCTAAAGGCCAATTTTGATTCTAAAGCTTTGGAATAATTGGCAAAGTTGAGTATATCTTCAACAACAGGCTTCTTCGATATATACGGTGAGATAACAATTTCAAGCGCTATTGGTTTGTGCTCGCAAAAAGACAGCCTCTCAAGAACAACCACCTGATCGCCTGACTTCATACCAAATTCGTATCTTGTCTCCGGGTCAGGCTCTTCCACTCTTACTGAAATCAGCTTGATTTCATCAGTTTCACAGGCAAGGGAATCAAAATCGCTAAATCGAAGCTGAAAAATATCGATTTCAGGCTTTCTGACAAAGTTACCTTTTCCGGGAACAGAGTATATATATCCTTCGTTTGAGAGCAGCGAAAGGCTTTTCCTGATCGTCATTCTGCTGACAGAATACTCTTTCATCATTTCAGATTCAGATTTTAGCATATCACCTGGTATTATCAAACCTTCCATTATTTTCTTTTTAATTTCCTCAACAATCGTTAAATAAAGTACATTCGTCATAATCCTCTACCTTACGTCCATTTCCTTAATCCAATTTTCACATATATGAAGTCCTTCGTAAGCGTCATTGGTAGTAGCATCTGCATTACCAATGCGGTAACATTTCTTATTTATTACAGCTCCACCCACAATTATCTTAAGTGAATCTCTATGTCCCGACTTCTCTATTGCTTTAATTGTTTCAAATATATAATTGATCGATGTAGTCAGCACACAGCTGATACCCACAATATGTGGTTTAAATGCTATAATTGCCTCCACATATTTTTCCGGCCTTACATCGACTCCTAAATCCATAACTTTAAAACCTTCTGCAGTCAACATTTCAATCATGATGTCCTTGCCAATATCATGGATATCTTCAGATACAGTCCCCATAAGGATTCGTCCTTTATATGTAGTGTATTTATTTGTATTGTATGTTTTCATCTCGTCAATTGACAAGACCTCTTTCATTAACATCCCGGATACAATAAGATCTCCAATAAAGGATTCTCCCGCCTCGTATTTCTTGCCGATTTCATATAATCCGTCCAGCATAGACTGATAGATTTCTTTCGGGGATACACCTTCATTAAGCATTTTCTTAACTTCGGCCTCAGCTTTATCAACATTCAGTTCGCTGACATATTCGACAAGATTATTTCTCAAAAACATCACCCCCCTACGTACATGTACATGTACGTATATTTATTATACACACATACTGCTATTTTGCATATGTTTTGCACACCCTCATAATTAATTATACCGAATTGATATATAAACGCCTTACAGTCACTAGACGAACTTTCCTAAGAAGGGAGCAGGCAAAATCTGAAATATTCTGGTATATTGAGGTCTACTACAAAAGAAAAAGGCTTCATGCCGGTAATGGATACAAAACTCCGGAGGAGTATATGATTCAATCTATGGTTTATATTTCCACCCCTCAAGATGTTGTCATATATTCAGTGCAACTGTATAATCTATAATACGAACACACGTTCTGTGTGAATCTGTTTTTTAGGCGGGATGCTTATGAAAGTCGTAATGAAACCCATCGAAGTTATAGCCTCCTTCAAAATTGACGGAATGTCCACACCATTAAGGTTTAGAATCGATGAACATGATTCCCCTTCCATCATTACCGTTGAACAGGTCTGTTTCAGGTCCGAGGATAAATTGGCAGGCAATAAAATGATTACATTTCGCTGTCAGAGTACGATTAACGGATTACTAAAAGTATTTGAATTGAAGTTTGAACCAGGTACCGGCAAATGGTTTTTGTTTAAGATTTAGGAGTGACTTTTTTTGAGCAGGCGTATTATTTTTCATGTCGACGTGAATTCAGCCTATCTCTCATGGGAAGCAGTCCATCGGCTTCAGCATGGTGATCCTTTGGATTTACGAACTGTGCCTTCCGTTGTTGGCGGCAATCAAGAAACACGGCATGGTATTATTTTAGCGAAATCGATTCCATCCAAAAACTATGGCATCGTTACAGGCGAATCTCTCTTTGCAGCAAAACTAAAATGTCCGAACCTGATCATTGTCCCGCCTAATTATTATCTTTATATGCAATGCAGTTCCGCTTTTGGCGATATATTACGGGAATACTCCCCACTAGTTGAGCAATACTCGATAGATGAATACTTTCTGGATTATATCGGAATGGAGAAAGTGCTTGGTGATCCGATTGCCGCTGCTTACCACCTAAAAGATCAGATCAGGGAGCAATTAGGCTTCACCGTCAATGTCGGAATCTCCAGCAATAAACTTCTGGCTAAAATGGGATCGGAGCTAAAAAAACCCGACAGGGTTCATACACTATTCCCTGAGGAAATGCCTGTTAAAATGTGGCCGCTTCCGGTGGCAGAACTTTTTGGTGTCGGCAGGGCAACCGCACCAAAATTAAATGACCGAGGAATCTATACGATTGGGGATCTGGCTAATGCCGATCCCAATCAACTAAAGCTTTTTCTCAAAAGTTTTGGCTTTCTGATCTGGAATTTCGCCAATGGCCGAGACGAATCCTTTGTCAAGATCAATCGGAGGCCGATAATCAAAGGTATCGGCAATTCGACGACGATTGCTTTCGATGTAACAGATACACCAACAGCGCATCTTGTCTTACTCTCTTTGGTTGAAAGTGTTGCCGCCAGATTGCGTCAGGCAGACTATTTAGCTCAGCTTGTCTCTGTTTCTATCCGAACCAATGACCTTTATTCTTACTCCCACCAACGGAAATTGTATACCCCTACCGATTCCACGAATAAGATCCATAAAATTGCCTGTGACTTATTCGACGAAATCTGGAAAAATGAGCCCATCAGGCACCTCGGGGTCCGGGTATCTGAACTGTGCACCAACAGCTTTATTCAACCGAGTTTATTTGAACAGGATATAGAAAAACAGCGTGCCATGGATCACGCTGTCGATGAGATTCGTAGTCGATTTGGTCTGAGATCCGTTATGAGAGCTTCTTTCCTCCATAGCGGGCTGAGTGCCATATCCGGCGGAACGGTTACTGACGAGGAATATCCCATGATGTCCAGCTTATTATGATTATCTAGCAGAATAGTACTGCTTGTTTATTTATCGGCTGAATGCATTCGTTTAAATCATATTTAGGTGAATCTACTTTTGGGGATACTTCATAATGATTCATTTGCTTGGCATTATACGGGATCAATAGCGATTTAAGCAAAATCGGATCACTTAGCGTTGGGTCAAGCCAAATTTCTTCTTTTTCTTTATCCAGGATAACCGGCATCCGGTCATGAATGGATGCCATTAACGCATTGGCTTCCGTAGTAATAATGGAACAGCTGTCGATTGTTTTTCCGTCTAGACTCGTCCAAGAATCCCATATTCCAGCAAAGCCAAATACGTTCCTGTCTTTAAGCGTAAAACGATATGGAATCTTACTTTTCCCTTCTCGCTTCCATTCATAGAAACCATCAGCCAGAACCAGGCACCGTTTTGTTTGAAAACTATTTTTAAAGCTTGGTTTTGTATCAACCGTTTCTGCTCTGGCATTTATCATTTTGCTGCCACTGGATGGATCTTTAGCCCAGAAAGGAACAAGCCCCCATTGAAACAGTTTTACATGGTTCATTCCGTCATTGGTCATGGCGAGAATCGGTTGCATCGGTGCAATGTTGTAACGCGGTTTCCAATCAATTTCGTCAGTAATTTTCAGGATTTCTGCAACTTCTTGAAATGTTAACGTCAAGGTGAATCTGCCGCACATAACGCATTCACTCCGTCTGTTTGATCTGTTTTCATTTCTTATCAAAAATAATATTTCATAACTCCAATGTATGTCATCTATAAAATGCCTCAAAAAACCAGGTCAAAAAACGCACTTTTTTACCCTAATTTTTGCCCATTTTTTGTTCCAAACCACTACATCTTGTGGTCTAAGTTCCTTATCTTTCCTTCATTTTCATGCATATGCCATACGAATTCGCCTTTAAGCTTTACAAGCTTGACATATGACTCATTGATGTCACCAACAATTTTGGGACTCCAGTACTCACTGAAAGTATTCAGCTTTTCATTAATATTTATTTTTTTCATTTTAATTTACCTCCAAGTTCAGCATTAATGATATTCTCTAACTATTTTTTCTGCAACAGGACTACAACTTCTGTATGCCTTGAGGATACAAAAAAGATGCCGCATCCCTCTGGAACCCCCTTGGCGGCATGGTATATTTGGTGTGATTAATTCCCCCAAGCCATAGAGCAGATGATTTGGAGCAAGTAACCAATAACAGTTCTCCACTGGAAAAAATTAATCTATTTATGTCGCTGTTCAGAGGTAGGGATGATGTATATGCAAGGAAATGGCAGAACAAAGAGGGTAAATTCGGATATTCGCCTGTTTGCCTGAATGAGTGGGCTAAAGAGGTTTGCAATAAACCTAAGACTAAATGTTCAGGTTGCATGAATAAGGATTACGCAATCTTTGATTTAGCAGCTATCGATAAACAGCTAAATCACATGCTCAATATCCTGTCCTCCGGCATTAATAATGGGGCTAAGATCACAATAGTCACAAGGCCGGAAACGGATTATAAGGAAAAGGATAAGTCTGCTTTTTTAGATATGCTTAATTCCATACGATTAGCAGGTGCAAATCTTATTTTCAAACCAAATATACACGGATGAACCGGTTAATTAATAATTTATTGGATATGGCTCGTGTCGACAGCGGAGTTTTACAGCTCAACCAAGAAGAGTGTGACATCTCGGATATATTGGTGTGGCGGTGAATGAGGTTGATCCTTTTCAGATGAGAAAGATCAACTTCAATTTTGAATGCACATTAGGCTGCCTTTTCATAACAATAGGGAATTACTATATTCTCCACTTCTATGTCTCCGTCTTTTTTGGTTATTATAGAATATCTGGCATGTGGGCTGCCAGACTCCATAGAATGCTTATATGGTATGTCATCTTCGTAAGCTTGTAATCCAACACTTCCTGGATTAATAATCATCTTTCCGGAAGATACATACACCGTTCTTGATATATGACTATGTCCACAAAGTATAATTTGCTGATTTATATTCTTCAGGTCCTTTATCAATTCGATTTCAGGTCGCAAACTTATATTATTTTGAGTAATATTTTCAAGTAAGTATTTATCATCGACTTCAGGTGTACCATGACAGAGGAAATAATTATCTTGAAATACACATGTACTACTTAATGATTTGAATAGGCTACACTAAACTGGACAGTTTTCTTAAGGTCTTGTAAATTAAAAGTAATAATCAAAGGAGCAAAAGACAATGACCAAAAGAGAACGAAGATCTTTTACCGATGAATTCAAGAATCAAATGGTTCAGTTATATCTGAACGGCAAACCGAGAGCCGAAATTCTGAAGGAATATGATATAGGTGGTTCAACCTTTGACAGATGGACGAAACACCATGAGAAAACAGGTTCATTTCGTGAAAAAGATAATCTTAGTGATGAACAGAAAGAACTCATAAAACTTCGCAAAGAAAACCAGCGCTTGTTGATGGAAAATGATATTTTAAAGCAAGCCGCGCTGATCATGGGACGAAAGTAGACGTGATAAGGCAAAATGCCCACAAATACTCGGTATCAGCAATGTGTAAAGTCCTACAAGTGAATCGCAGTAGTTATTACTACAAATCAACCTATCAGGAAGTTGAAGACGATGTTGAGCAGCACGTTATCGAGATTTTTGAATCAAATCAACGGGTCTATGGTACCAGAAAGATTAAGATTGAGCTTCAAAAGAAGAATTTAACAGTCTCTCGTCGCCGAATCGGTCGATTGATGAAGAAAAATGGCTTAGTTTCAACATACACAGTAGCTCAATATAAGCCATTCAAAACCAAATGCAACGAAGCTGAAATCAAGAATGAATTGAATCGGGAATTTGAAAAAGCGGTGCCATTGGAGACCGTTGTTAGCGACCTGACATATGTTCGAGTAGGAACCAAATGGCATTATATCTGCCTTCTCGTTGATTTATTTAATCGGGAGATAATTGGACAGAGCTGTGGCAAAGCGAAAGACGCTGCCCTGGTATATCGGGCTTTTGCTAGCGTGAAGTCCAATCTACATAATATTAGGATGTTTCATACAGACCGTGGCAGCGAGTTTAAAAACCAGCTAATTGATGAAGTAATTTCAACCTTTAATATTCAGCGTTCTTTGAGTATGAAGGGCTGTCCTTATGATAACGCCGTATCCGAGGCTACCTTCAAACTAGTTAAGACAGAGCTTGTGAAAAACCGACGCTTTGTATCACTGGAACACCTAGAGAATGAATTGAAGTCTTATATTAAGTGGTTCAATGAAAAGCGAATTCATTCAACACTAGGCTACCTTAGTCCTCTGGAGTATAAAACCATTTACCTTAACAAATCTGTCTAGTTTACTGTTGACAATCCAATTTTATCCATTCCACCGATTGGGCATCTAGATCTTCCAACACATATCTCATAGTCTGATGTATATTAGTTTCGCCTATGGATTCCAATATAATTCTATCCTGATTACCTGATATACTTATTATTTTTTCACACATGAGTATTTTTGCTGTACTGTAAGGCTCTATAGGTCCATATAAGGAATCCCCTAAATTTACGATACAATCTATACCTCGTCTTCTTATATCTTGCAGCACCGACTCTAAAGCCCATACATTCCCATGAATATCTGAAATTACCGCAACTGCAATGCTCATATCATTTTCCTCCAGGCGATTATTCAATATTACTTCAGTAAACAGTTCCTAAATAAAACAAGTTATTTATTTTTAATTTTTTGCGCTAATTCTTTCAGATCAGAATCAGTATAATCAGGTTTTATCCCAAATCGATCAAATGGTTTATTAAGCCTGTTAATCCACCCTGCTATAAATCCATATGATTTAGAACCGGCTACGTCCCAGTCATTTGATGAAACGAAAAAAATTTCTTCTTTATTGAAACCTAATCTTTGAGCAGCCAAACGATATGCATCAGGTTCAGGTTTATAAACTTTAAAAGCATCAACACTTATAATGTCATCCAAATACTTGTTTAAAGTTGTATTCTTTGCTAATTCATTAAGCATCCATATATTTCCGTTTGATAAAATAGCCAGCTTTCGAGGTCGAAAAATATCCAACGCTTCTATCACTTCAGGATAGGGGCTTAAGTATAAATATTCATTTAAAATTTTTTCTAACAATTCTTCATCATATCGTAACTCAAGTTCTTCTAATGTATAAATAAGTGCATCTTTTGTTATTGACCAGAAATCTGTATATTTATCCATCAAAGATTTTATCCATACATAATCCAGTTGCTTTTGTCTCCAAATTTGACTAATCTGCTTACCTTTAGTCGGATATATTTCTTCGCACTTTTTCATAACCGAATGCACATCGTATAAAGTACCATATGCATCAAATAGAATTGCCTTAATTATAACCAATCACTCCTTTTGATTTACTCATTTTCTGTTTTTAGTATATCACGCAAACTAATATTATTAAATTTGATAGTTTCAATATATTCTATTATAATTTATAATACGAATTATAAAGGAGTGATGAACTATGGAAATAAAACAATTAAAAACATTTTCCGCAGTAGCAAAAACAGGAAGCTTCAGCAATGCTTCTGAACTTCTTGGATATGCACAGCCAACTGTTACTACTCATATTAAGCTATTAGAAGATGAGCTTAAATTAAAACTATTTGAAAGACTTGGGCATAAAATCAAACTTACTGAAGAAGGAAAGCAATTACTCTATTATGCCGAAAATATAATAAAGTTTTCGTCTGAAGCTTTATCTTCTTTTTCCGAAAAAAATACAAAAATTGGTAAAATCACAATCGGGGCAAACGAATCCTTTAGCGTTGTACGTCTACCTATTATATTAAAAAATTTCATTCAAAAATACCCCAATGCTGAAGTAAATTTAAAATTTGGATCAGTAAAAGAAATTTATGAAGCATTGCATAACAACGAAGCTGATATTGCTTTTTTCCTGACACGCGAAGTAAGTTACTCAGACCTTGTTGTTGAGACATTGATTGAAGAAGATATTGTTGCGGTTGTTCCTCCCAACCACCCTCTAACTTTGAAATCTTCAGTTAGTATTCTTGATTTTGAAAATCAAGATTTAATCATTACACAAGAAAACTGTACTTATCGGGCAATGATTCAGGAATTATTAAGTGAAAGAAATATTCATCCCCACTCTATAATAGGAATAAATAATATTTATGCTATAAAACAGCTTGTAATGAGTGGTCTTGGAATTGCTATTTTACCGCGTATTTCAGTAGAACAGGAAATTGCCCAAAAGCTTCTGGATACAGCCCTTTGATATATTCCTTGACTCGATTTTCAATTATTTCCGGTGTCCCTTCTTTAAACAACTCTGTATGGACTCCCACGGCATAAGCCTTATGAAAAGTATTAGCAAGCTCGCGGAAAGTCTTCAGATCCCTGCTGGGTCCTTGCTGAGGATCAGGGTCAAGATTTGTCATGATATATGTTCCTGTTGAAGCCTGGCGGGCCAAAAACCTTGTCCAATCATCACCAAGAAGGTGCAAGCCCCAATAATAGTGCATAAATGGCAAAGGACTGGCACTTTGAATCATTCTGGCCAGATACGGTGTGTCGAATTCCCAAAGCTGCTCCGGCCTAAAGTTGGGCACGCTGTTCCAAGCTGCAATAGATGTAATCCCATGAATCCCGGTTTCTTTAAAAGCCTGAGCAAACTTTATGGCTGCCTGGGTACATGCCTCAAC is a window from the Dehalobacter sp. DCA genome containing:
- a CDS encoding WYL domain-containing protein, whose protein sequence is MQAFCLTRSTYRTFKIARMSDVLMTPKSFSERISTIFELTTKDIST
- a CDS encoding class I SAM-dependent methyltransferase, with amino-acid sequence MIFNIVNHLVKGSTDNIPLSDDSIDIVLASLILHEVQPLSRTMRQINRVLKENGQLLCLEYEKSEGAMDGPPLHIRVPSSVMEQELEKAGLNVTQKVFFRDNLYVITAKK
- a CDS encoding dihydropteroate synthase, coding for MIFIGEKINGTRKIIKEAIISRDASYIQSIALSQAESGADFLDINAGTDPERETDDIIWLIETVQAVTDTPICIDSSTPSAIKEALKVVKSTPMINSINGDKKRLDDFLPFIKERNCPVIALSMDESMSGMPKSIEERMHVLENIFAATRAMGIEDSKIYIDPLIMSIATDQKAGNVVFDCIRTIHATYPEAHITGGLSNISYGLPNRSLINRTFLTLAVAAGMDSAVVNPSDTNLIESMFATNLLLGKDKFCRKYTVASKNEFKKK
- a CDS encoding uroporphyrinogen decarboxylase family protein, which encodes MMPSKLFLERNEKIEKTINFKNDSPTTCYAGGATPAGHMGITMAEFANNPDKNVETTIAYINEINELAPIDCLNMSGGGFINVILSTLWLSKINMPGRELPENSLWQVSEKKVMENEDYDLILDKGYPALQQKILPKVLDMSELGEFMDYSQKFGQINAEKHISAGYPSVNTAAFSPPFEILCGGRSMNQFFMDCYKMPDKVKAAQDAMMPAIIGDMLNIMKATHGKACWVGGWRGASALVSPKIWNNLVWPYMKEMGMALVENGFTPCFHLDQNWDRDIERFLEIPEKMSILNLDGMTDMRNARKVLGDHVALMGDVPSQLLATGTPETVYKYVTDLIDDIGYKGLFITPGCDAPANAKFENMVAMFKAAKEYK
- a CDS encoding cobalamin B12-binding domain-containing protein (Presence of a B(12) (cobalamin)-binding domain implies dependence on cobalamin itself, in one of its several forms, or in some unusual lineages, dependence on a cobalamin-like analog.); translation: MNSIAQMLANLEDDNLMAEVQKQLESGVSPLNILKECQAGMIEVGNKFASGDFFVSDLMMSGAIFKEAGELIAPYLKGQSGESAGKVIVGTVLGDIHDIGKDLVVAMLSAGNFEVIDVGVDASPEVFLSALKENPDVTVLGLSCLLTTSYDAIKETVDAVTEAGLRDKVKIMIGGGPVDQGVVEYCGADRFGKDAQDAVTVCKELMGL
- a CDS encoding GTP-binding protein, producing MSKIFLTSGFLGSGKTTFIKELIEYLSSKNIKVALIINEVGEIGIDNRYMKQLGYNVWEIFGGCICCTMASGLESTLKQLEVYNPDVIVIEPSGAADPGITINSLSNLGIDRKQISDFFIFDLTRLDMFLTVLGPLLFASIEKADFILINKLELVDEQVVKAAYEVLKEQNATCPVITIYESVYINPQLKEKIDNILRN
- a CDS encoding GntR family transcriptional regulator, which codes for MTNVLYLTIVEEIKKKIMEGLIIPGDMLKSESEMMKEYSVSRMTIRKSLSLLSNEGYIYSVPGKGNFVRKPEIDIFQLRFSDFDSLACETDEIKLISVRVEEPDPETRYEFGMKSGDQVVVLERLSFCEHKPIALEIVISPYISKKPVVEDILNFANYSKALESKLAFSIRKELEINVIAAPLNVAKCLETQPGDAIFLINKKIIKRDTNQILNINRFYIKKQYYSIKAATPEEDDSRKIF
- a CDS encoding cobalamin B12-binding domain-containing protein (Presence of a B(12) (cobalamin)-binding domain implies dependence on cobalamin itself, in one of its several forms, or in some unusual lineages, dependence on a cobalamin-like analog.), encoding MFLRNNLVEYVSELNVDKAEAEVKKMLNEGVSPKEIYQSMLDGLYEIGKKYEAGESFIGDLIVSGMLMKEVLSIDEMKTYNTNKYTTYKGRILMGTVSEDIHDIGKDIMIEMLTAEGFKVMDLGVDVRPEKYVEAIIAFKPHIVGISCVLTTSINYIFETIKAIEKSGHRDSLKIIVGGAVINKKCYRIGNADATTNDAYEGLHICENWIKEMDVR